The following proteins are encoded in a genomic region of Ursus arctos isolate Adak ecotype North America unplaced genomic scaffold, UrsArc2.0 scaffold_32, whole genome shotgun sequence:
- the LZIC gene encoding protein LZIC, translating into MASRGKTETSKLKQNLEEQLDRLMQQLQDLEECREELDTDEYEETKKETLEQLSEFNDSLKKIMSGNMTLVDELSGMQLAIQAAISQAFKTPEVIRLFAKKQPGQLRTRLAEMDRDLMVGKLDRGLYTQQKVEILTALRKLGEKLTADDEAFLSANAGAILSQFEKVSTDLGSGDKVLALASFEVEKTKK; encoded by the exons ATGGCTTCCAGAGGAAAGACCGAGACAAGCAAATTAAAGCAGAATTTAGAAGAACAGTTGGATAGACTAATGCAGCAATTACAAGATCTGGAGGAATGCAG AGAGGAACTTGATACAGATGAATACgaagaaaccaaaaaggaaactCTGGAGCAACTAAGTGAATTTAATGATTCACTGAAGAAAATTATGTCTGGAAATATGACTTTGGTAGATGAGCTAAGTGGAATGCAACTG GCTATCCAAGCAGCTATCAGCCAGGCCTTTAAAACCCCGGAGGTCATCAGGTTATTTGCAAAGAAACAACCAGGTCAGCTTCGGACAAGGTTAGCAGAG ATGGATAGAGATCTCATGGTAGGAAAGCTGGACAGAGGCCTGTACACTCAACAGAAAGTGGAGATACTAACAGCTCTCAGGAAACTTGGAGAGAAG ctgACTGCGGATGATGAGGCCTTCTTGTCAGCAAACGCAGGTGCTATACTCAGCCAGTTTGAGAAAGTCTCTACAGACCTTG GCTCTGGAGACAAAGTTCTTGCCCTGGCAAGTTTTGaggttgaaaaaacaaaaaaatga